From Nymphaea colorata isolate Beijing-Zhang1983 chromosome 6, ASM883128v2, whole genome shotgun sequence, a single genomic window includes:
- the LOC116255708 gene encoding putative leucine-rich repeat receptor-like protein kinase At2g19210 isoform X3, producing MPIDPTYSSLKDTEHRVYTTVRYFPNYTRNCYQLLTTLGPQYKYLLRASFMYGNYDRKNSPPSFDIYLGVDLWDTVKLDNNTHHYRSELIAEATSTFFHVCLVNTGNGTPFISGLKLRPLTPNMYAPASSTQALMTYMRVDVGATSSTATRWPYDVFDRRWDPDYGKYGTPKKTSLNVTENSQPSFGLPMPVMQTAAYSKEIVITWPGGVDHSYYLFLDFADVLLPSHANSRQMEVRLNGQNWNSTPVYYCRSTVLYSRAATTDSQYSFSIRSANPSDEGAVLNSFEVYQVLQLTGYKTHPEDASALQDIKGFYNLKKNWMGDPCFPVSPWDGVTCDNASPPRIVTLDLSNSELSGSIAPQISKLTELRRLNLSRNNLKGPVPPFLRELQNVFNIDLSSNDLSGPIPPDLQERIKNGVLVLSLDGNPQICHEQHQCNQKGKRRKNVIVISVVVSLVVTTLVLFLVISVIKRRKQDKLGVRGPPQDKEIADNLPRPDANLRSTKSGTFIYSEVVEMTNNFEKVIGRGGSCTVFYGCLKDGREVAVKKVSPILLERGTKEFAAEVRMLMQVHHKHLTPFIGYCADEKEMILIYEYMANGNLHKRLSDETADVLNWQQRLHIALDAAIGLEYLHSGCTPAFIHRDVKSSNILINENLEAKISDFGLSKSVVSDEITHITTAVAGTAGYLDPEYLYTNKVTEKSDVYGFGVVLFELITGRPAISTNVKGERVPIVQLVLPELMRGDIRSIIDPRLQGQYDINSMWKVAETAMTCTQEKSVIRPIMTEVVAELKEAMDIETSRERTISDRKWGKSTSLSFGRESLSTTTISDADSSVYPSAR from the exons ATGCCGATAGATCCCACGTATAGTTCCTTGAAGGACACCGAGCACAGAGTATACACGACGGTGAGATACTTCCCAAACTACACAAGAAACTGCTACCAGCTGCTGACGACATTGGGCCCCCAGTATAAGTATCTCCTTCGGGCTTCTTTCATGTACGGCAACTACGACCGCAAGAACAGCCCACCAAGCTTCGATATCTATCTGGGTGTGGATTTGTGGGATACTGTGAAGCTGGACAATAACACTCATCACTATCGGTCTGAACTGATTGCCGAAGCAACGTCTACTTTCTTCCATGTTTGCCTTGTTAATACAGGAAACGGAACGCCTTTCATTTCCGGTTTGAAGCTCCGGCCACTTACTCCAAACATGTATGCACCGGCCAGTAGCACCCAAGCACTGATGACATACATGAGGGTCGACGTCGGAGCAACCTCTTCCACGGCCACGCG GTGGCCGTATGACGTCTTTGATCGTAGATGGGATCCAGATTACGGTAAGTATGGAACGCCAAAGAAGACTAGTCTCAATGTGACAGAGAACAGCCAGCCATCCTTTGGATTGCCCATGCCTGTGATGCAGACAGCGGCGTACTCCAAGGAGATAGTTATCACCTGGCCCGGCGGGGTCGACCATAGCTACTACCTTTTCTTGGATTTCGCCGACGTGCTGCTACCCTCCCACGCCAATTCGAGGCAAATGGAGGTTCGGCTTAATGGCCAAAACTGGAATTCTACACCAGTTTACTACTGCAGAAGCACTGTTTTGTACTCAAGAGCAGCAACAACCGATTCCCAGTACTCATTCTCCATAAGGTCAGCAAATCCTTCCGATGAGGGGGCTGTCCTCAATTCTTTCGAGGTCTACCAAGTCCTGCAGCTGACTGGCTATAAAACTCATCCTGAAGATG CTAGTGCTCTTCAGGATATCAAAGGGTTCTATAATCTAAAGAAAAATTGGATGGGAGATCCTTGTTTTCCTGTTTCTCCTTGGGATGGTGTGACATGTGATAATGCTTCCCCTCCACGAATAGTGACTTT GGATCTCTCCAACAGTGAGCTAAGTGGTTCAATTGCTCCACAAATTTCTAAACTGACAGAGCTGAGAAGATT GAACTTGTCAAGGAACAACCTGAAGGGACCAGTGCCACCATTTCTACGAGAGCTCCAGAATGTGTTCAATAT TGATCTGTCAAGCAACGACCTCTCTGGACCGATCCCTCCTGACTTGCAAGAAAGAATTAAGAATGGAGTACTTGTATTAAG CCTTGATGGCAATCCTCAGATTTGTCATGAACAACACCAATGTAACCAAAAAGGAAAGCGCAGGAAGAATGTAATTGTGATTTCTGTTGTAGTATCACTTGTCGTCACCACCCTAGTTCTTTTTTTGGTGATCAGTGTGATCAAGCGAAGAAAACAGG ACAAGCTGGGAGTACGCGGTCCTCCACAAGACAAGGAAATAGCAGACAATCTTCCGCGACCAGATGCAAACTTGCGATCCACCAAAAGTGGCACTTTCATTTACTCTGAAGTGGTGGAGATGACGAATAATTTTGAGAAAGTTATTGGTAGAGGAGGATCTTGCACTGTCTTCTATGGATGCCTCAAAGATGGACGTGAAGTCGCAGTTAAAAAAGTGTCTCCAATACTTCTTGAACGAGGAACCAAGGAATTTGCTGCCGAG GTTAGGATGCTGATGCAAGTTCACCATAAACACTTAACTCCCTTTATTGGGTATTGTGCTGATGAAAAGGAGATGATCCTAATTTATGAGTACATGGCTAATGGGAACCTTCATAAACGACTTTCAG ATGAAACAGCTGATGTGTTGAACTGGCAACAACGGTTGCACATTGCCTTGGATGCAGCAATAG GCCTGGAATACTTGCATTCAGGATGCACACCAGCATTCATTCATAGGGATGTAAAGTCAAGCAACATTCTTATCAATGAGAACTTAGAAGCAAAGATTTCAGATTTTGGGCTATCAAAAAGTGTTGTCTCCGATGAGATCACACATATTACAACCGCTGTTGCTGGCACAGCTGGATACCTGGACCCTGA GTATTTGTACACCAACAAAGTAACCGAGAAGAGTGACGTGTATGGATTTGGAGTTGTCCTGTTTGAGCTCATTACTGGCCGACCTGCAATATCAACTAATGTCAAGGGAGAAAGAGTACCAATAGTTCAACTTGTTCTGCCGGAACTTATGAGAGGGGACATCAGAAGTATTATTGATCCCAGACTACAAGGTCAATATGATATCAACTCCATGTGGAAGGTTGCAGAGACGGCAATGACATGCACTCAAGAGAAGTCGGTCATAAGGCCTATCATGACAGAGGTTGTGGCTGAGTTGAAAGAAGCCATGGACATCGAGACATCTAGAGAGAGAACTATAAGCGACAGAAAGTGGGGAAAATCCACATCACTATCATTTGGCAGAGAATCATTAAGTACTACTACCATATCGGACGCAGATTCATCCGTGTATCCATCTGCGAGGTAA
- the LOC116255708 gene encoding putative leucine-rich repeat receptor-like protein kinase At2g19210 isoform X1, producing MSPHQKKIGELLNSFRSRKPKSARKMTNTHGFFVLFCCTASLFLAEAQRGFLNIDCGLTGTPNYTNPADNLNQTPDDGYVESGVNMPIDPTYSSLKDTEHRVYTTVRYFPNYTRNCYQLLTTLGPQYKYLLRASFMYGNYDRKNSPPSFDIYLGVDLWDTVKLDNNTHHYRSELIAEATSTFFHVCLVNTGNGTPFISGLKLRPLTPNMYAPASSTQALMTYMRVDVGATSSTATRWPYDVFDRRWDPDYGKYGTPKKTSLNVTENSQPSFGLPMPVMQTAAYSKEIVITWPGGVDHSYYLFLDFADVLLPSHANSRQMEVRLNGQNWNSTPVYYCRSTVLYSRAATTDSQYSFSIRSANPSDEGAVLNSFEVYQVLQLTGYKTHPEDASALQDIKGFYNLKKNWMGDPCFPVSPWDGVTCDNASPPRIVTLDLSNSELSGSIAPQISKLTELRRLNLSRNNLKGPVPPFLRELQNVFNIDLSSNDLSGPIPPDLQERIKNGVLVLSLDGNPQICHEQHQCNQKGKRRKNVIVISVVVSLVVTTLVLFLVISVIKRRKQDKLGVRGPPQDKEIADNLPRPDANLRSTKSGTFIYSEVVEMTNNFEKVIGRGGSCTVFYGCLKDGREVAVKKVSPILLERGTKEFAAEVRMLMQVHHKHLTPFIGYCADEKEMILIYEYMANGNLHKRLSDETADVLNWQQRLHIALDAAIGLEYLHSGCTPAFIHRDVKSSNILINENLEAKISDFGLSKSVVSDEITHITTAVAGTAGYLDPEYLYTNKVTEKSDVYGFGVVLFELITGRPAISTNVKGERVPIVQLVLPELMRGDIRSIIDPRLQGQYDINSMWKVAETAMTCTQEKSVIRPIMTEVVAELKEAMDIETSRERTISDRKWGKSTSLSFGRESLSTTTISDADSSVYPSAR from the exons ATGTCTCCACACCAAAAGAAGATAGGCGAACTACTGAATTCATTTAGATCCAGAAAGCCAAAGAGTGCAAGGAAGATGACGAACACACATGGTTTCTTCGTTTTATTCTGCTGTACGGCTTCCCTCTTTCTAGCTGAAGCACAAAGAG GGTTTCTCAACATCGACTGTGGACTAACAGGGACTCCAAACTACACCAATCCGGCGGACAACCTCAACCAGACACCTGACGATGGGTATGTAGAAAGTGGAGTTAACATGCCGATAGATCCCACGTATAGTTCCTTGAAGGACACCGAGCACAGAGTATACACGACGGTGAGATACTTCCCAAACTACACAAGAAACTGCTACCAGCTGCTGACGACATTGGGCCCCCAGTATAAGTATCTCCTTCGGGCTTCTTTCATGTACGGCAACTACGACCGCAAGAACAGCCCACCAAGCTTCGATATCTATCTGGGTGTGGATTTGTGGGATACTGTGAAGCTGGACAATAACACTCATCACTATCGGTCTGAACTGATTGCCGAAGCAACGTCTACTTTCTTCCATGTTTGCCTTGTTAATACAGGAAACGGAACGCCTTTCATTTCCGGTTTGAAGCTCCGGCCACTTACTCCAAACATGTATGCACCGGCCAGTAGCACCCAAGCACTGATGACATACATGAGGGTCGACGTCGGAGCAACCTCTTCCACGGCCACGCG GTGGCCGTATGACGTCTTTGATCGTAGATGGGATCCAGATTACGGTAAGTATGGAACGCCAAAGAAGACTAGTCTCAATGTGACAGAGAACAGCCAGCCATCCTTTGGATTGCCCATGCCTGTGATGCAGACAGCGGCGTACTCCAAGGAGATAGTTATCACCTGGCCCGGCGGGGTCGACCATAGCTACTACCTTTTCTTGGATTTCGCCGACGTGCTGCTACCCTCCCACGCCAATTCGAGGCAAATGGAGGTTCGGCTTAATGGCCAAAACTGGAATTCTACACCAGTTTACTACTGCAGAAGCACTGTTTTGTACTCAAGAGCAGCAACAACCGATTCCCAGTACTCATTCTCCATAAGGTCAGCAAATCCTTCCGATGAGGGGGCTGTCCTCAATTCTTTCGAGGTCTACCAAGTCCTGCAGCTGACTGGCTATAAAACTCATCCTGAAGATG CTAGTGCTCTTCAGGATATCAAAGGGTTCTATAATCTAAAGAAAAATTGGATGGGAGATCCTTGTTTTCCTGTTTCTCCTTGGGATGGTGTGACATGTGATAATGCTTCCCCTCCACGAATAGTGACTTT GGATCTCTCCAACAGTGAGCTAAGTGGTTCAATTGCTCCACAAATTTCTAAACTGACAGAGCTGAGAAGATT GAACTTGTCAAGGAACAACCTGAAGGGACCAGTGCCACCATTTCTACGAGAGCTCCAGAATGTGTTCAATAT TGATCTGTCAAGCAACGACCTCTCTGGACCGATCCCTCCTGACTTGCAAGAAAGAATTAAGAATGGAGTACTTGTATTAAG CCTTGATGGCAATCCTCAGATTTGTCATGAACAACACCAATGTAACCAAAAAGGAAAGCGCAGGAAGAATGTAATTGTGATTTCTGTTGTAGTATCACTTGTCGTCACCACCCTAGTTCTTTTTTTGGTGATCAGTGTGATCAAGCGAAGAAAACAGG ACAAGCTGGGAGTACGCGGTCCTCCACAAGACAAGGAAATAGCAGACAATCTTCCGCGACCAGATGCAAACTTGCGATCCACCAAAAGTGGCACTTTCATTTACTCTGAAGTGGTGGAGATGACGAATAATTTTGAGAAAGTTATTGGTAGAGGAGGATCTTGCACTGTCTTCTATGGATGCCTCAAAGATGGACGTGAAGTCGCAGTTAAAAAAGTGTCTCCAATACTTCTTGAACGAGGAACCAAGGAATTTGCTGCCGAG GTTAGGATGCTGATGCAAGTTCACCATAAACACTTAACTCCCTTTATTGGGTATTGTGCTGATGAAAAGGAGATGATCCTAATTTATGAGTACATGGCTAATGGGAACCTTCATAAACGACTTTCAG ATGAAACAGCTGATGTGTTGAACTGGCAACAACGGTTGCACATTGCCTTGGATGCAGCAATAG GCCTGGAATACTTGCATTCAGGATGCACACCAGCATTCATTCATAGGGATGTAAAGTCAAGCAACATTCTTATCAATGAGAACTTAGAAGCAAAGATTTCAGATTTTGGGCTATCAAAAAGTGTTGTCTCCGATGAGATCACACATATTACAACCGCTGTTGCTGGCACAGCTGGATACCTGGACCCTGA GTATTTGTACACCAACAAAGTAACCGAGAAGAGTGACGTGTATGGATTTGGAGTTGTCCTGTTTGAGCTCATTACTGGCCGACCTGCAATATCAACTAATGTCAAGGGAGAAAGAGTACCAATAGTTCAACTTGTTCTGCCGGAACTTATGAGAGGGGACATCAGAAGTATTATTGATCCCAGACTACAAGGTCAATATGATATCAACTCCATGTGGAAGGTTGCAGAGACGGCAATGACATGCACTCAAGAGAAGTCGGTCATAAGGCCTATCATGACAGAGGTTGTGGCTGAGTTGAAAGAAGCCATGGACATCGAGACATCTAGAGAGAGAACTATAAGCGACAGAAAGTGGGGAAAATCCACATCACTATCATTTGGCAGAGAATCATTAAGTACTACTACCATATCGGACGCAGATTCATCCGTGTATCCATCTGCGAGGTAA
- the LOC116255708 gene encoding putative leucine-rich repeat receptor-like protein kinase At2g19210 isoform X2, which produces MPIKHVSGFLNIDCGLTGTPNYTNPADNLNQTPDDGYVESGVNMPIDPTYSSLKDTEHRVYTTVRYFPNYTRNCYQLLTTLGPQYKYLLRASFMYGNYDRKNSPPSFDIYLGVDLWDTVKLDNNTHHYRSELIAEATSTFFHVCLVNTGNGTPFISGLKLRPLTPNMYAPASSTQALMTYMRVDVGATSSTATRWPYDVFDRRWDPDYGKYGTPKKTSLNVTENSQPSFGLPMPVMQTAAYSKEIVITWPGGVDHSYYLFLDFADVLLPSHANSRQMEVRLNGQNWNSTPVYYCRSTVLYSRAATTDSQYSFSIRSANPSDEGAVLNSFEVYQVLQLTGYKTHPEDASALQDIKGFYNLKKNWMGDPCFPVSPWDGVTCDNASPPRIVTLDLSNSELSGSIAPQISKLTELRRLNLSRNNLKGPVPPFLRELQNVFNIDLSSNDLSGPIPPDLQERIKNGVLVLSLDGNPQICHEQHQCNQKGKRRKNVIVISVVVSLVVTTLVLFLVISVIKRRKQDKLGVRGPPQDKEIADNLPRPDANLRSTKSGTFIYSEVVEMTNNFEKVIGRGGSCTVFYGCLKDGREVAVKKVSPILLERGTKEFAAEVRMLMQVHHKHLTPFIGYCADEKEMILIYEYMANGNLHKRLSDETADVLNWQQRLHIALDAAIGLEYLHSGCTPAFIHRDVKSSNILINENLEAKISDFGLSKSVVSDEITHITTAVAGTAGYLDPEYLYTNKVTEKSDVYGFGVVLFELITGRPAISTNVKGERVPIVQLVLPELMRGDIRSIIDPRLQGQYDINSMWKVAETAMTCTQEKSVIRPIMTEVVAELKEAMDIETSRERTISDRKWGKSTSLSFGRESLSTTTISDADSSVYPSAR; this is translated from the exons ATGCCAATCAAACACGTTTCAG GGTTTCTCAACATCGACTGTGGACTAACAGGGACTCCAAACTACACCAATCCGGCGGACAACCTCAACCAGACACCTGACGATGGGTATGTAGAAAGTGGAGTTAACATGCCGATAGATCCCACGTATAGTTCCTTGAAGGACACCGAGCACAGAGTATACACGACGGTGAGATACTTCCCAAACTACACAAGAAACTGCTACCAGCTGCTGACGACATTGGGCCCCCAGTATAAGTATCTCCTTCGGGCTTCTTTCATGTACGGCAACTACGACCGCAAGAACAGCCCACCAAGCTTCGATATCTATCTGGGTGTGGATTTGTGGGATACTGTGAAGCTGGACAATAACACTCATCACTATCGGTCTGAACTGATTGCCGAAGCAACGTCTACTTTCTTCCATGTTTGCCTTGTTAATACAGGAAACGGAACGCCTTTCATTTCCGGTTTGAAGCTCCGGCCACTTACTCCAAACATGTATGCACCGGCCAGTAGCACCCAAGCACTGATGACATACATGAGGGTCGACGTCGGAGCAACCTCTTCCACGGCCACGCG GTGGCCGTATGACGTCTTTGATCGTAGATGGGATCCAGATTACGGTAAGTATGGAACGCCAAAGAAGACTAGTCTCAATGTGACAGAGAACAGCCAGCCATCCTTTGGATTGCCCATGCCTGTGATGCAGACAGCGGCGTACTCCAAGGAGATAGTTATCACCTGGCCCGGCGGGGTCGACCATAGCTACTACCTTTTCTTGGATTTCGCCGACGTGCTGCTACCCTCCCACGCCAATTCGAGGCAAATGGAGGTTCGGCTTAATGGCCAAAACTGGAATTCTACACCAGTTTACTACTGCAGAAGCACTGTTTTGTACTCAAGAGCAGCAACAACCGATTCCCAGTACTCATTCTCCATAAGGTCAGCAAATCCTTCCGATGAGGGGGCTGTCCTCAATTCTTTCGAGGTCTACCAAGTCCTGCAGCTGACTGGCTATAAAACTCATCCTGAAGATG CTAGTGCTCTTCAGGATATCAAAGGGTTCTATAATCTAAAGAAAAATTGGATGGGAGATCCTTGTTTTCCTGTTTCTCCTTGGGATGGTGTGACATGTGATAATGCTTCCCCTCCACGAATAGTGACTTT GGATCTCTCCAACAGTGAGCTAAGTGGTTCAATTGCTCCACAAATTTCTAAACTGACAGAGCTGAGAAGATT GAACTTGTCAAGGAACAACCTGAAGGGACCAGTGCCACCATTTCTACGAGAGCTCCAGAATGTGTTCAATAT TGATCTGTCAAGCAACGACCTCTCTGGACCGATCCCTCCTGACTTGCAAGAAAGAATTAAGAATGGAGTACTTGTATTAAG CCTTGATGGCAATCCTCAGATTTGTCATGAACAACACCAATGTAACCAAAAAGGAAAGCGCAGGAAGAATGTAATTGTGATTTCTGTTGTAGTATCACTTGTCGTCACCACCCTAGTTCTTTTTTTGGTGATCAGTGTGATCAAGCGAAGAAAACAGG ACAAGCTGGGAGTACGCGGTCCTCCACAAGACAAGGAAATAGCAGACAATCTTCCGCGACCAGATGCAAACTTGCGATCCACCAAAAGTGGCACTTTCATTTACTCTGAAGTGGTGGAGATGACGAATAATTTTGAGAAAGTTATTGGTAGAGGAGGATCTTGCACTGTCTTCTATGGATGCCTCAAAGATGGACGTGAAGTCGCAGTTAAAAAAGTGTCTCCAATACTTCTTGAACGAGGAACCAAGGAATTTGCTGCCGAG GTTAGGATGCTGATGCAAGTTCACCATAAACACTTAACTCCCTTTATTGGGTATTGTGCTGATGAAAAGGAGATGATCCTAATTTATGAGTACATGGCTAATGGGAACCTTCATAAACGACTTTCAG ATGAAACAGCTGATGTGTTGAACTGGCAACAACGGTTGCACATTGCCTTGGATGCAGCAATAG GCCTGGAATACTTGCATTCAGGATGCACACCAGCATTCATTCATAGGGATGTAAAGTCAAGCAACATTCTTATCAATGAGAACTTAGAAGCAAAGATTTCAGATTTTGGGCTATCAAAAAGTGTTGTCTCCGATGAGATCACACATATTACAACCGCTGTTGCTGGCACAGCTGGATACCTGGACCCTGA GTATTTGTACACCAACAAAGTAACCGAGAAGAGTGACGTGTATGGATTTGGAGTTGTCCTGTTTGAGCTCATTACTGGCCGACCTGCAATATCAACTAATGTCAAGGGAGAAAGAGTACCAATAGTTCAACTTGTTCTGCCGGAACTTATGAGAGGGGACATCAGAAGTATTATTGATCCCAGACTACAAGGTCAATATGATATCAACTCCATGTGGAAGGTTGCAGAGACGGCAATGACATGCACTCAAGAGAAGTCGGTCATAAGGCCTATCATGACAGAGGTTGTGGCTGAGTTGAAAGAAGCCATGGACATCGAGACATCTAGAGAGAGAACTATAAGCGACAGAAAGTGGGGAAAATCCACATCACTATCATTTGGCAGAGAATCATTAAGTACTACTACCATATCGGACGCAGATTCATCCGTGTATCCATCTGCGAGGTAA
- the LOC116255708 gene encoding putative leucine-rich repeat receptor-like protein kinase At2g19210 isoform X4 codes for MSPHQKKIGELLNSFRSRKPKSARKMTNTHGFFVLFCCTASLFLAEAQRGFLNIDCGLTGTPNYTNPADNLNQTPDDGYVESGVNMPIDPTYSSLKDTEHRVYTTVRYFPNYTRNCYQLLTTLGPQYKYLLRASFMYGNYDRKNSPPSFDIYLGVDLWDTVKLDNNTHHYRSELIAEATSTFFHVCLVNTGNGTPFISGLKLRPLTPNMYAPASSTQALMTYMRVDVGATSSTATRWPYDVFDRRWDPDYGKYGTPKKTSLNVTENSQPSFGLPMPVMQTAAYSKEIVITWPGGVDHSYYLFLDFADVLLPSHANSRQMEVRLNGQNWNSTPVYYCRSTVLYSRAATTDSQYSFSIRSANPSDEGAVLNSFEVYQVLQLTGYKTHPEDASALQDIKGFYNLKKNWMGDPCFPVSPWDGVTCDNASPPRIVTLDLSNSELSGSIAPQISKLTELRRLNLSRNNLKGPVPPFLRELQNVFNIDLSSNDLSGPIPPDLQERIKNGVLVLSLDGNPQICHEQHQCNQKGKRRKNVIVISVVVSLVVTTLVLFLVISVIKRRKQDKLGVRGPPQDKEIADNLPRPDANLRSTKSGTFIYSEVVEMTNNFEKVIGRGGSCTVFYGCLKDGREVAVKKVSPILLERGTKEFAAEVRMLMQVHHKHLTPFIGYCADEKEMILIYEYMANGNLHKRLSDETADVLNWQQRLHIALDAAIGLEYLHSGCTPAFIHRDVKSSNILINENLEAKISDFGLSKSVVSDEITHITTAVAGTAGYLDPEYVIFLVKVFVHQQSNREE; via the exons ATGTCTCCACACCAAAAGAAGATAGGCGAACTACTGAATTCATTTAGATCCAGAAAGCCAAAGAGTGCAAGGAAGATGACGAACACACATGGTTTCTTCGTTTTATTCTGCTGTACGGCTTCCCTCTTTCTAGCTGAAGCACAAAGAG GGTTTCTCAACATCGACTGTGGACTAACAGGGACTCCAAACTACACCAATCCGGCGGACAACCTCAACCAGACACCTGACGATGGGTATGTAGAAAGTGGAGTTAACATGCCGATAGATCCCACGTATAGTTCCTTGAAGGACACCGAGCACAGAGTATACACGACGGTGAGATACTTCCCAAACTACACAAGAAACTGCTACCAGCTGCTGACGACATTGGGCCCCCAGTATAAGTATCTCCTTCGGGCTTCTTTCATGTACGGCAACTACGACCGCAAGAACAGCCCACCAAGCTTCGATATCTATCTGGGTGTGGATTTGTGGGATACTGTGAAGCTGGACAATAACACTCATCACTATCGGTCTGAACTGATTGCCGAAGCAACGTCTACTTTCTTCCATGTTTGCCTTGTTAATACAGGAAACGGAACGCCTTTCATTTCCGGTTTGAAGCTCCGGCCACTTACTCCAAACATGTATGCACCGGCCAGTAGCACCCAAGCACTGATGACATACATGAGGGTCGACGTCGGAGCAACCTCTTCCACGGCCACGCG GTGGCCGTATGACGTCTTTGATCGTAGATGGGATCCAGATTACGGTAAGTATGGAACGCCAAAGAAGACTAGTCTCAATGTGACAGAGAACAGCCAGCCATCCTTTGGATTGCCCATGCCTGTGATGCAGACAGCGGCGTACTCCAAGGAGATAGTTATCACCTGGCCCGGCGGGGTCGACCATAGCTACTACCTTTTCTTGGATTTCGCCGACGTGCTGCTACCCTCCCACGCCAATTCGAGGCAAATGGAGGTTCGGCTTAATGGCCAAAACTGGAATTCTACACCAGTTTACTACTGCAGAAGCACTGTTTTGTACTCAAGAGCAGCAACAACCGATTCCCAGTACTCATTCTCCATAAGGTCAGCAAATCCTTCCGATGAGGGGGCTGTCCTCAATTCTTTCGAGGTCTACCAAGTCCTGCAGCTGACTGGCTATAAAACTCATCCTGAAGATG CTAGTGCTCTTCAGGATATCAAAGGGTTCTATAATCTAAAGAAAAATTGGATGGGAGATCCTTGTTTTCCTGTTTCTCCTTGGGATGGTGTGACATGTGATAATGCTTCCCCTCCACGAATAGTGACTTT GGATCTCTCCAACAGTGAGCTAAGTGGTTCAATTGCTCCACAAATTTCTAAACTGACAGAGCTGAGAAGATT GAACTTGTCAAGGAACAACCTGAAGGGACCAGTGCCACCATTTCTACGAGAGCTCCAGAATGTGTTCAATAT TGATCTGTCAAGCAACGACCTCTCTGGACCGATCCCTCCTGACTTGCAAGAAAGAATTAAGAATGGAGTACTTGTATTAAG CCTTGATGGCAATCCTCAGATTTGTCATGAACAACACCAATGTAACCAAAAAGGAAAGCGCAGGAAGAATGTAATTGTGATTTCTGTTGTAGTATCACTTGTCGTCACCACCCTAGTTCTTTTTTTGGTGATCAGTGTGATCAAGCGAAGAAAACAGG ACAAGCTGGGAGTACGCGGTCCTCCACAAGACAAGGAAATAGCAGACAATCTTCCGCGACCAGATGCAAACTTGCGATCCACCAAAAGTGGCACTTTCATTTACTCTGAAGTGGTGGAGATGACGAATAATTTTGAGAAAGTTATTGGTAGAGGAGGATCTTGCACTGTCTTCTATGGATGCCTCAAAGATGGACGTGAAGTCGCAGTTAAAAAAGTGTCTCCAATACTTCTTGAACGAGGAACCAAGGAATTTGCTGCCGAG GTTAGGATGCTGATGCAAGTTCACCATAAACACTTAACTCCCTTTATTGGGTATTGTGCTGATGAAAAGGAGATGATCCTAATTTATGAGTACATGGCTAATGGGAACCTTCATAAACGACTTTCAG ATGAAACAGCTGATGTGTTGAACTGGCAACAACGGTTGCACATTGCCTTGGATGCAGCAATAG GCCTGGAATACTTGCATTCAGGATGCACACCAGCATTCATTCATAGGGATGTAAAGTCAAGCAACATTCTTATCAATGAGAACTTAGAAGCAAAGATTTCAGATTTTGGGCTATCAAAAAGTGTTGTCTCCGATGAGATCACACATATTACAACCGCTGTTGCTGGCACAGCTGGATACCTGGACCCTGAGTACGTCATTTTCCTCGTTAAG GTATTTGTACACCAACAAAGTAACCGAGAAGAGTGA